One segment of Nostoc flagelliforme CCNUN1 DNA contains the following:
- a CDS encoding 30S ribosomal protein S1 encodes MVNQNLTATEIGFTHEDFAALLDKYDYHFSPGDVVPGTVFSIEPRGALIDIGAKTAAYIPIQEMSINRVDSPEEVLQSNETREFFILTDENEDGQLTLSIRRIEYMRAWERVRQLQAEDATVRSGVFATNRGGALVRIEGLRGFIPGSHISTRKPKEELVGEDLPLKFLEVDEERNRLVLSHRRALVERKMNRLEVGEVVIGTVRGIKPYGAFIDIGGVSGLLHISEISHEHIDTPHSVFNVNDEVKVMIIDLDAERGRISLSTKQLEPEPGDMIKNRDLVYDKAEEMAAKYREQLLAKQQGATAAPAAEVVAEEDIPPAAELDEDIPPAAELDEDISVVAETEEDIPAATETEEGIPAAIEE; translated from the coding sequence ATGGTCAATCAGAATTTAACCGCTACAGAAATTGGATTCACTCACGAAGATTTCGCTGCTCTACTTGACAAATACGATTATCATTTTAGCCCTGGTGATGTTGTCCCAGGAACAGTTTTCAGTATAGAGCCGCGCGGCGCTCTGATTGACATTGGTGCTAAAACCGCAGCATATATTCCTATACAAGAAATGTCTATTAACCGGGTAGATAGCCCGGAAGAAGTCTTACAGTCAAACGAAACGCGGGAATTTTTCATCCTTACCGATGAAAACGAAGATGGTCAATTAACCCTTTCCATTCGCCGTATTGAGTATATGCGGGCTTGGGAGCGCGTGCGACAGCTGCAAGCAGAAGATGCTACTGTGCGTTCTGGCGTATTTGCAACCAATCGTGGTGGAGCATTGGTACGGATTGAGGGATTACGTGGCTTTATCCCCGGTTCCCATATCAGTACCCGCAAACCTAAAGAAGAATTGGTAGGCGAAGATTTGCCATTGAAATTCCTTGAGGTGGATGAAGAACGTAACCGCTTAGTTCTATCTCACCGTCGGGCGCTAGTTGAACGTAAGATGAACCGCCTAGAAGTCGGCGAAGTAGTAATTGGTACAGTTCGTGGGATCAAACCTTACGGTGCTTTCATCGACATTGGCGGCGTCAGTGGTCTACTGCACATTTCTGAAATTTCCCACGAACATATTGATACACCTCATAGCGTGTTCAATGTCAATGATGAAGTAAAAGTTATGATCATTGACTTGGATGCAGAAAGGGGCCGAATTTCCCTATCTACCAAGCAGCTAGAACCCGAACCCGGCGACATGATTAAAAACCGGGATTTGGTCTACGATAAAGCAGAAGAAATGGCTGCTAAGTATCGTGAACAGCTGTTAGCCAAGCAACAAGGTGCTACTGCTGCTCCTGCTGCTGAAGTTGTAGCAGAAGAAGATATTCCACCAGCAGCAGAACTTGACGAAGATATTCCACCAGCAGCAGAACTTGACGAAGATATTTCAGTAGTTGCGGAAACTGAAGAAGATATTCCAGCAGCCACGGAAACTGAAGAAGGAATTCCAGCAGCTATTGAAGAATAA
- a CDS encoding photosystem II reaction center protein T encodes MESVAYILIFTLCIGTLFFAIAFREPPRFEKPKDK; translated from the coding sequence ATGGAAAGCGTTGCGTACATCTTGATTTTTACTCTGTGTATAGGTACTCTCTTCTTTGCGATCGCATTTCGCGAACCCCCTCGCTTTGAGAAACCAAAAGATAAGTAG